GCCCGTATTGCGGGACCGGCTGCTCCTTCAACCTTGTCGTGAAGGATGGCAAAATTATTGATGCCCAGCCGTGTCAGCGCTCTCCGGTCAATGAGGGAAAACTCTGTCCGAAAGGTGTATTCGGCTTTGAGTTCATCAACTCACCCGACCGGTTAAAGACTCCGCTCGTGAAAAAGAACGGAAAACAAGTACCAGCAACCTGGGATGAGGCACTCGCCGTCATCGCAGAAAACTTCGGC
This Methanocorpusculum sp. DNA region includes the following protein-coding sequences:
- a CDS encoding molybdopterin-dependent oxidoreductase, which codes for MEIKYVTTTCPYCGTGCSFNLVVKDGKIIDAQPCQRSPVNEGKLCPKGVFGFEFINSPDRLKTPLVKKNGKQVPATWDEALAVIAENFG